A stretch of Schistocerca americana isolate TAMUIC-IGC-003095 chromosome 3, iqSchAmer2.1, whole genome shotgun sequence DNA encodes these proteins:
- the LOC124607441 gene encoding cuticle protein 5-like, translating to MRTLVVLSALVAVVAAQYHGGGGYYNGPQPGGYAPPPQNGIPQDTPEVAAAKAAHLKALTQANSLAAQQDGYQGGYQGGYQGAYNPPPQQYSAPPPQQGYQGAPRPFVPAPPPVNGVPQDTPEVAAAKAAHFEAYSRNAAPVAPGQGGYNPGAYNTGAYNPGAYNTGAYNPAPSYGGGPQQYSGGNYAPNAPANIVLGPGGVPLDTPEVAAAKAAAAAAHQQASATGQQQYYG from the exons GTGGTGTTGAGCGCGTTGGTGGCCGTGGTGGCGGCGCAATACCACGGAGGCGGCGGCTACTACAACGGGCCACAGCCCGGCGGCTACGCGCCTCCGCCGCAGAACGGCATTCCCCAGGACACGCCCGAGGTCGCGGCGGCCAAGGCCGCGCACCTCAAGGCGCTGACGCAGGCCAACTCGCTGGCGGCCCAGCAGGACGGCTACCAGGGCGGCTACCAGGGAGGCTACCAGGGGGCCTACAACCCGCCCCCGCAGCAGTACTCGGCGCCGCCCCCGCAGCAGGGCTACCAGGGCGCGCCCAGGCCTTTCGTGCCGGCGCCGCCGCCCGTGAACGGCGTCCCACAAGACACGCCCGAG GTGGCTGCCGCTAAGGCCGCCCACTTCGAGGCGTACTCGCGCAACGCCGCCCCCGTCGCCCCCGGCCAGGGCGGCTACAACCCCGGTGCGTACAACACGGGGGCCTACAACCCGGGCGCGTACAACACGGGCGCCTACAACCCCGCGCCGTCGTACGGCGGCGGCCCGCAGCAGTACTCGGGCGGCAACTACGCCCCCAACGCGCCGGCCAACATCGTGCTGGGACCCGGCGGGGTTCCGCTCGACACCCCCGAGGTGGCCGCCGccaaggccgccgccgccgccgcccaccagCAGGCGAGCGCCACCGGCCAGCAGCAGTACTACGGCTGA